One Aegilops tauschii subsp. strangulata cultivar AL8/78 chromosome 7, Aet v6.0, whole genome shotgun sequence genomic window carries:
- the LOC109731979 gene encoding putative receptor protein kinase ZmPK1 produces the protein MEARSTSLLLLTLMIHLLSRVLAREFLSPGSSLSVEDGSGMLHSPNGAFTCGFHNISPNASVFSVWFADTAEKTVVWSANHLRPVYSWGSRAVLHTDGRLVVEDYNGQPAWENNVSSSSEAEQARLLDTGNLVVSGQGDIILWQSFDSPTDTLLPNQSISAATKLVSTHRLLVPGHYSFHFDDAHLLSLFDDEKNISFIYWPKPDLATWARQRNPFSTTTVGVLDSWGYFLGSDDLTFKSTDWGPGIMRRLTLDYDGNLRLYSLENRKWSVTWIAFQTCFVHGLCGMNGICVYTPRPACACAPGHEVIDPSDRSKGCRPKFNLSCNGQEMKFVKLPSTDFIAYDQSKRSLVSFDTCKQICMNDCSCKGFSYWQGGGSCYPKSSLVGGVTSPGLPGSIYLKLPKTVQVSGSSIPQSQPFGPTYAPNCSAKNKYFTADFPDIPKSNQSGSKYLYFYGFLSAIFCVEVMFVALGCWFMLRLEGKQLTGVWPAEVGYEMLANHFRRYTYKELQRATRKFKYQIGRGASGLVYKGVLKDKRAVAVKRLADINQGEEEFQHELSVIGRIYHMNLVRVWGFCSDGPHRILVLEYVENGSLDKTLFSRKGSQVLLQWNERFKIALGVAKGLAYLHHECLEWVIHCDLKPENILLDENLEPKITDFGLAKLLNRGGSNKNVSRIHGTRGYIAPEWVSSLPITAKVDVYSFGVVLLELLKGARVSDWASNADEEVEMVLRRVVRMLAENLMLEGSKQLWIADFIDSRLNRQFNNLQARTMIKLAVSCVEEDSRKRPTMENAVQMLLSVDEASAIMQQYSTN, from the coding sequence ATGGAGGCCCGCTCCACCTCCCTGCTTCTACTGACTTTGATGATCCATCTGCTTTCGCGCGTCTTGGCCCGCGAATTCCTCTCGCCGGGCTCCTCACTCTCCGTCGAGGATGGCTCCGGCATGCTCCATTCACCAAACGGCGCTTTCACCTGCGGCTTCCACAACATCTCCCCAAACGCCTCCGTCTTCTCCGTCTGGTTCGCCGACACGGCCGAGAAGACCGTCGTCTGGAGCGCAAACCATCTCCGCCCCGTCTACTCCTGGGGATCCCGGGCCGTGCTGCACACCGACGGCAGATTGGTTGTGGAAGACTACAATGGCCAGCCCGCGTGGGAAAACAATGTCAGCTCTTCATCAGAGGCCGAGCAAGCCCGGCTGTTGGACACGGGCAACCTCGTCGTCAGCGGCCAAGGTGATATCATTCTGTGGCAAAGCTTTGATTCTCCTACTGACACGCTGCTGCCCAATCAGAGCATCAGTGCTGCTACAAAGCTGGTGTCCACTCATAGGTTACTTGTTCCGGGGCACTACAGCTTCCATTTCGACGATGCGCATTTGCTCTCACTGTTTGACGATGAGAAGAACATCTCTTTTATCTATTGGCCAAAGCCTGATCTTGCTACCTGGGCAAGGCAACGAAACCCATTTAGTACCACCACCGTTGGGGTCCTTGATAGCTGGGGGTATTTCCTTGGGAGTGATGATTTGACTTTCAAGTCTACTGACTGGGGTCCCGGGATTATGAGGAGGCTAACGTTGGATTATGATGGCAACCTCCGATTATACAGTCTAGAAAACCGGAAATGGTCGGTCACATGGATAGCATTTCAGACCTGCTTCGTGCACGGTCTGTGTGGTATGAATGGAATATGTGTGTATACACCTAGGCCTGCTTGTGCATGTGCCCCTGGACACGAGGTCATCGACCCAAGTGACCGGAGCAAAGGTTGCCGGCCGAAGTTCAACCTCAGTTGTAATGGGCAGGAGATGAAATTTGTGAAGCTACCCTCCACTGACTTCATAGCTTATGATCAAAGTAAGCGCAGCTTAGTTTCCTTTGATACTTGCAAGCAGATATGCATGAATGACTGCAGTTGCAAAGGTTTCTCATACTGGCAAGGAGGTGGATCCTGCTATCCAAAGTCATCCCTTGTTGGTGGTGTAACCAGCCCAGGTTTACCTGGTTCTATCTATCTCAAGCTTCCAAAGACAGTACAGGTCTCAGGGTCCTCAATTCCTCAATCGCAGCCTTTTGGTCCCACATATGCTCCTAACTGTAGTGCAAAGAACAAATATTTCACTGCAGATTTTCCAGATATACCCAAGAGCAATCAGAGTGGATCAAAGTATTTGTACTTCTATGGGTTCTTATCAGCGATATTTTGTGTGGAGGTAATGTTCGTGGCATTAGGATGCTGGTTTATGCTGAGATTGGAGGGCAAGCAGTTAACAGGAGTATGGCCAGCTGAGGTTGGCTATGAGATGTTAGCCAACCACTTCCGGAGATATACATACAAGGAGTTGCAGAGAGCAACTCGGAAGTTCAAGTATCAGATTGGGAGGGGCGCATCTGGTCTTGTGTACAAGGGGGTCTTGAAAGACAAGAGGGCGGTAGCAGTGAAAAGGTTGGCAGACATAAACCAAGGCGAAGAAGAATTCCAACATGAACTGAGTGTGATTGGAAGGATTTACCATATGAATCTGGTGAGGGTTTGGGGATTCTGTTCTGATGGTCCACACAGGATATTGGTTTTAGAGTACGTTGAGAATGGTTCATTGGATAAAACCCTGTTTAGTAGAAAGGGCTCACAGGTATTACTTCAATGGAATGAAAGATTTAAGATTGCTCTAGGGGTGGCAAAAGGATTGGCTTATCTTCATCATGAGTGCTTGGAGTGGGTTATCCACTGCGACCTGAAGCCTGAGAACATACTGTTGGATGAGAACTTGGAGCCAAAGATCACCGACTTTGGCCTTGCAAAACTTCTGAATAGGGGTGGATCCAACAAAAATGTATCTCGGATCCATGGAACTAGAGGTTATATAGCTCCTGAGTGGGTTTCTAGCCTCCCAATAACAGCAAAGGTTGATGTCTACAGCTTTGGAGTGGTTCTCCTAGAACTACTGAAGGGGGCTCGTGTTTCAGACTGGGCGTCAAATGCTGACGAAGAAGTGGAAATGGTCCTTCGAAGGGTCGTTAGGATGCTTGCAGAAAATCTGATGCTGGAGGGTAGCAAACAGTTATGGATTGCTGACTTCATTGACTCCAGGTTGAACCGCCAGTTCAATAACCTGCAAGCAAGAACAATGATCAAGTTGGCTGTTTCATGTGTAGAAGAAGATAGTAGAAAAAGACCCACAATGGAAAATGCTGTGCAGATGCTTCTTTCAGTTGATGAAGCCAGTGCCATAATGCAGCAGTATTCTACCAACTGA